TTATACATGATAAAATCAATTGAAAAGAAAAACCGTCTGTCATGTGAGAGCCCATTAAACCTTGCACCTGGGTCACTCCAAATAAAATCAACCCAATCTGAAACAAGTTGCCACCTGAGCTCCTCAGAATCAgcagatttttctgtttttttgtatgCAGTAGTTTCAGTTGTTTTAATGATGCCACACAATTATTTTCTTAGTAACTGTCCCCCAGAGTCCACAGAGgggttgtttttaaatttggtGCGTTTTAGTTTATCTTGTTTTTCGAATATTTTTGAGCCCTCATCATGTCTTAAGCTGAGGAGTTAGCCACACGACATTGTCATGTCTGCATAATCCCATGTGTTATATCACCATGTGGGACAGTTGTCTGCTCAAAACAAGGTAAATGTCTCTTTGTACCACCTTATTAAAATAACTATTCCATCTCTGTCAAAATAACCATATTTTTAACACTTACGAATGTTGCTTATGACAGCTCATAAAATGGTCCTGCTGTAAACCAACATCCAAAATGTAACTTGTGAAATTGTATCTTGTACCTCCAAAGCATGAAGTTTTACCTCAGCAGGAGCTGCATGGAGGTAAATGTTGCTCACAGACATGTGCACTGTGTGAAGTGTGGATTATGTATTTGTCCCAAATGGTTCgaaaaaaatttaacattttttgtaTATGCAACTCCTACATGATTGATCCTATGTTTTTTCCTCCACTTTTTCTCCAGAATGATCCTATTTTGTTTAACCAAATACTCACTTTTCTGTGTCCTAATTAACAAGGCAACCCTAACCCACCTGCTAGTTATTGCAGTTGTGTCTCTTAAGATACTTTAGACACTATGAAgtttagatcaggggtgtcatACATAAGGTGTGCAGCCAGAATTGATCTGATAAAGTTTTTAATACAGCTCGCTGGACAGCTTTGGAAATGGTGAAAGAAGTCATAGATTTTAACTGTATTGTCACATTAATTTTTTTCCAGCTGATATGCTCCCAAGGTCATTCATACCACACCAAAGTAATCTActatagaaatttctgtttctTGCCAGTGGTTCCGCAGTTATAACATTAAGTAAAAAACACCCCCATGTCCTCCCAAAAATAGCAAAAACACTGGACTTCTGTTAATTAACCAGAAAACTTTCAGTTTTATACTTACAGGGTGGTCTTTGCAATGACCTACCAAAacatttctgtaattttaaacatttatttctcacagtttaAGCTGAAAGAGTTGTGCTGACAGATTTTTCTGTAGTGTAGAATGGCAAACTGTAGGGCACTGAAACCAGCTTAACATCCCTTAATTAGATGATCTTTTCTTTCTCTGGTTCACTTTTTACTATGTTGCAATTAGATACGCAAAGACCATATATGAACAAAAGCCATAACTTCCAGGTCCAAAAGGTGCAGCCTTAAAACAACATTCTTTCTAAtaaccagcagggggcgccTCCTCCGCTGCAAAAACAAGTTGGAGTCTGCAGAAGTACAGGAGTCTCAGTCTCCTCCAAAGTACCCAGCTCGAGGCTAAAAGTACTAAGAGTATAAATAAACTCACGCAGCGAGTATCATGACTGTGGACTTGTCTTGTTACACATCTTTCACATTCATTTTGAATCAGAGATGCAAACACAGAGTATATGAGGCTATGTGTGAAGTTTATTATCTTTCAAATGAGGAAGATTCAGCTTGTAAATGATTTTATCAAGTTCGCTGGGTACAATTTTAAAGCGTTTTTTACTATCATTTATTAGAGGTGTATCATTTCAGTATATTATTACTTTTGGTACCTTGGAAAAAAGCCTTTAACATTTCACAGTTGTTTGGATAAGAACCAGTCTCAGGTCATCTGTGAACACCTTAAGGCATTTTTTAACTCTCTCCCGACTTGGTGTTCTGGTGGAAGTATGACATCAGTGACTCAGGAGCTGCTGATGACCTGCTTTATCCAGTTGGTGAGCCTGGTGATGCGAGTGTAGACACCGTAGTAGTCTGGACGCCCACAGCCTCTACCCCAGCTCACCACCCCGGCCAGGAACCAGCGACCTGAAGGCTCCTGACACACCAAGGGACCGCCCGAGTCTCCCTAACAGACACAGGTAATGTTGACAAGGCACAAATAAGACTGGGTCttcacagcacagaggcacCATAATAATTGACATTACTTATAATCACTACAGTGACTCACTatgatgtcatcatcatcatcatcagcgtAGGTTCTTAGATATGTGGCTTTTAAAACTCATTTTATAACAtggatgtgtttttaaaaactgggCTAAAATAGAGGAAATAacattattgatttttttaatatttaaaatctttatttatgAGTTTTAATCGGTTTCTCCTTTTTGGTGGTTTTGAGGACATCTGGACAGAGAGCAGGACTATTCTAAGTGATACAtagcattttacttttattgcaTCATATCAACTTTAAAACACTGCAGGAACTTATTGAATTTAGATTTCTTGTAATATTAGTTATACTAAAGAGAGAATCTCTGCTTTGATTTTACCTACAGTTTCTTGGCAGTTCTACATGCACACTTGTGCGGTATCGCCACCCAGCAAACCAAAGTCTGGTCGTCTTTTGGCTTGTTTTGTTCTCCCTTCTTTTTTCAAATGCAGTTAAAGATATTTTAGATGGGAATGGTGAGACTGACAAAACAGTAAGACTGCAGGctgtaaagaaaacaatgtaTAGAGCTGAGGGGATGAAGTGCTAAGTGTTGTGTTGGACATTATGAGTTCCActtgctttttcatttttagtcaTTTGATCCATTTTTGCTGACAAAGTTCAAAGCACATGCAGCTTGTATTTCTTTGTACCTGACATGCATCTTTCCCTCCATTGCGGTAACCGGCACAAAGCATTCTGGGAGTAACCAGGTGTCCGTAGGAACGGATGCAGGATTCCTCGCTAACCAGGCGCACATCAACTTTCTGAAGCACATTACTGGCTGTGCCTGGGAAGAGTAAAAGGACAAAGTGACAGAGGGCAAAAGAATATCCTCTCAGTCCTAATGCTGTTGAGTCTTTGTGCACTGCTTAAGGCCCCAGTAACACCAGCTTAGAGACCCATTAGCAATTGTCTGGAAATGGCCAGTGATGAGGGAAAAACGAGTTTTCCCTGACTGCGAGTGCGTTTGGGAGGTTGTTGCAAAAAGGTATACATTTCTGCACTGACAACCTCCTTTTGATTGTTTTAATTGTCATCACCCATAGTACGCCTGGAAGATGCTAACTAGCGTTCAGAGTCAAAGCTGTGTCTTCTCAAACATGTTGGTTTCAGCAGTAAGACACAACTTTTACTGTGAAGGCAAACATTCTCTGTTTTCACTTCCCATCGCACTATTTCAACTTTCACTGTTGACATGTCTGCAGACAAATCAGCATACTTTCATGCAAACTGCAGCAATCTGCTAGCGAGCAAAGCAATCACAGAGAACATTTTGGTGCAGCACCGTTTGCAACAGATATCACCTAACAACACTAACAACACTCTGCAACTTCCAGTGTCCAATAAATGTCCCTAACGTGCCCTTTGTGGGCAGGTGTGAGGGAACCCATTGTGTGCTTGCCCATAGAAAGCTCATATAGGGGTCCTAAAGGGGCAAAGGTGCTGTGGGTCCTGTGTGTGCACAGGTATTTCTACTCTGAGCATTTTAACCACTTTCCTAGAAGACTGAAACAAAAGACAGTTTCattcaagcactttttcctAAAACTAAGTGCTTTGTCAACATTCCCAGACACACTGTAGACTGAAGTATCCAGTATCCAACCTTCCAGCTGGTATATTACCCATGCTATCTAATGAGGCACAGCCACCCCACTTTGGGCCTACATGGGTATGTCTGTTAgcatattatttatattaatgAAACCACAGAACATGTTTTAGTACACTGCCAGAAATAAGAGGAGGCTGAGAAGCTGAGAGAAGGTGATTGATTCAGAACCTAAGAAACGCTGTTCCACGCTGCATACAGCTGGTGGCTGTAATGTACCAAAGGGCACAGTTAGGCAGCCCTCTGTGATCCCTGCTACTGGTGTGTACATCTGGGCAGACCACACTTAGCATGCTTTGTGTGGGCAGCTCCTGTTCCCCATAATGTAGAACCCAGCAGTGCCATGTTTGCTGGAAAGCCTGGTTGACGTGTCTTCACTTACTAATAATGAACTACAAAAGTCTCCCCTTACGGTAACTAGAAAACAGTTTATTCCAATTATGATAATGCAAATGCATTTTAATGCATTCAAATTTACCTTCGATTTTTCTCAGAAGTTGTATTGAAGCGTTGCATGCCAGGATATGTTTTCCCACACGTTCTCTCTCTCAGCCTTCTGTTTATTAAGTTCATCGTGATAGCAGAAACCACTTCCACCCACACCACTCCATCTCCTCCTGCCTCTTTAATTtaaatgaggttttttttttccatgtgtgtTTGCTCAGATATCAAAATAGCACACCCACTTGCCTCCACATCGCCAGCTGCACAAAAACTCCCTATATCTCACACGCACTGACAAAaggatgtttttaaaaaccacaCAGTCGTTTGGTTTTGAAAATGATGCATCACACTGAATAATACATAAGTTGGTAATCATTCTGCAACAGGAGTCAAACTtgcttaaaagaaaaactaaaaagtgTGTGAGTGCTCTTCTTTTTAGAGTAAACCTTCCATTTTTAAAGCAGTAAATGTAGCAGCACTCTAGGACTAGTAGTGTTTATGAAACTGCTCCGTGGGATTTAAGTGTCTTTTAAGGTTTGTTGTTGTGTCTGTGCATAAAGCAGCCTGTAGCTCAATGTGATTTATGATCATGGAGAATGAAAAATGGCTGTTTTGAGAGGCAGGTAGGGTAGAGGTCCCCAACCTGAAAACAGCAATCCATTTAAAATGTCAGAAGATAAATTTTAAACCTCTAAGATGTTTGATCATAGAGGAAACTGATTAAACTTTGCTCTAATAAATATggatggccacttgaggctggctctgAAAGCAAGTCAGTTGCCACGGTCTCCTATATTAAACTgcccaactttacagcagaaataagcaTGGAAAAAAACCGGTCTCTGTGGCTAATactcactttttaaaggtttaaagtTTGGGTTTATTACCGGCACAGCTGCTCTGAACAGCAGATGGCTAGGTTACAGACTGCTAAACCTTATGTCAGCTCGTTCAAGTCACTGAAATGGACCTGTGTCTTTGCAgttttatttcaatattttaatgtcatttccGGACAAAAAGTAGTCCAGATGGCACGGTACACATGGACAGGTCTCCAGTCCATCataaggccaaaacagagagacaACCACACACTCTAAAATCTAACCTACAACCAATTcaaaatcaccagttaacctaatacAAATGTTTTTGGACCGTGGGAGGAAACTGGAGTTTCTGAAAGAAGCCCGTGCAGGCAGTGAGTGAACATGAAAAGCCCCAGCTAACCAGGAGAGTCTAATCAAGACCTGCCAGAGGTGCTCGCTTATAGAGGTTTGTctgattttgggggtttttctaTACTATTGTAGaatctttactttacaatataaagcaccttgaggcgttAAAGTGTAGCAGATATGGAGGCATTTTGAGAGGTCAAACCAAAAACTTGGAAATCACTGCCATAGCAGGTTTACTGGTTATTAaaagtgtagtttgccattccaTACTCTATCTTCTCTGCACATCCTTCAAGCCCTCCCCTTCCCTGTTTTCCAAGCTCACCCCCCTCACGGAGTGCCCCCCACCCAGTGACCCAGCAGAGCAGGCCTGGCTCCAGCTGGTGCGTTGGTGGGGGCAAGCAGGTGGGTCGAGCATGCCCAGCCAGCAGCGCAGCGGCGGGCCGGTCCAGCTTGAGCAGGGCCAGGTCGTAGTCGTGGGACTCATCGTCATAGTAATGATGAAGATGGATGCGTTGAACCCGTGCCACCTCCTCTGTAGGGCTGCTGCGGTTGAGCAGAAGTTTGCCAAGGTAGACTGTCCACACTGAGGGGGAGTAGAGACTGCAGCAGGAGCAGAACACAAagaggtcaaatgtgttatagaGCCAATAAGAaagcttattttttttccctgagctatttaaaaagaaaacacccaCACAGTTAGCAGTATTAACTCATGCCAAGAAATATGTTTatactttttcagcttttttatcTTCCTCATCCACAGACTCTGAAGGCTGCATAAGCTTTTAATCACTATGCAAGAAAATTAAGCAGAGAAGAATAAGTAATGCTCTAGAGGATGCTGCAGCTATAGTTTTGGCGATGGTCCAGATTGTGGGTTTGAAAAACACAAGTGTatacaaatacataaatactCTGCCTCTGACTCAGACAGGCTGTCACAGTTAAACCCCGGTCAGCAAAGATGCAACCGAAGGACTGCAtgaggaagcagcagcagaaataaacttGATTTATAAAAACACGACTAAAACGCTCCATCAAAGTCACGGCAGACGACGACAATATTTTAATCTTTACACAACAGAGAGCGTCTGGTTGTCTTCCTTTTAACAGCACTTTCTAACATTTAACTCATCACACCACTTCCTTCCTTCTCGTTTCCTGCCCTTACCGGTCGTCATAGAAACAGTGGGCAGCCGACAACACCCACTGACTGGCGATTAAAGCGCCACCACAGATGTGGTTACCCCGCACCTGCAGGCTGGCCTGCCATGGCCACTCCCCCTCTGAGGCGTCCGTTCCCCCAACAATGCGGCTGGAGAACTGCCTCAGGCCGCACtctggatacacacacacaggtatgtTTAAACACACTGATGCGCGCAGTGTGTGCTAatacatttcaaataaaatgctcAAGAGTTATTGAAACAAATTCTCTGACATAGAAGCACACAGAGGTCTcaaaatttaaatgtaatacAATTAAAACAATGAGAATAAAGTGGGAAACTTAGAAGGTGTTAGGTGTTCGAGTCTTCTTACCACAATGTTTCTCATCGGAGGCGTCAGGGCAGTCAGTGACAAAGTCACACTCAGGATTTGGTTTCTTCAGACACGTTCCGTCGGCACACACATAGGTCATATCTGTACACTGCACGCCTGGGCATGGACACAAGTATAAATTCATATTTAATGCCTTTCCATTAAACAATAAAGTTCAGGAATCTCAGAGTTGGCTGATTTTCTAATAGAGCCTGTGTACAGTTTTGTGTCTACTTCCTTCATCAGTTCGGCTTGAAGCTAAAAGGAACCAACATGCACGTGATGCCTGTTCCTGTTGAGATGTTCAGGACAAAGTCATTTGGATCTTCCAAAGGGATGCAGGACAAGATAAAAACAGGCCACTACATCTTTCATTGAAAACAGTTTTTGGCTGTCCCTGTGGCAGCAGGCAGGCAGGGTTTGATCCTGCCGTGGGCGATTTGTTGCATGCAACCCACACCTTCTTATCCTCCACCTTCATGCATCTTTCTAACTGTCACCTTCTAATTAAAAAGCCAGACACCTCAGAGATAGACGTCAGAAAAGTATTTGAACGATTGAATGAATCGATGATTTAAAATGACGTCTGGGTGGTTACATCTTAAAGCACACTTTTTATAAGCTAAGCATTTTAAAAGGTGAATGGAGGCTTTGGTTAACATTTCATTATAcagcacacagaaaatgtaGTGTTAGAGGCATCTGACTACATATATTCCAAAAAGGGGGATTGTAGTGATTTTTCCAACTACCTTTTGCCGACGGCTGTGGAAGTATTTTATGTGTGAAAAGAAGGACACTTGCAGCCTGTTACCTTCAGTGCAGTTCATCTCATCGGTAGCTTCAGGGCAGTCTGGGTGTTGGTCACACACTTTGTAGTAGTCCACACACTGACTGTCCTCTGGACATTTGTATTGTGCCACACATACTGAGAGACACACATGTAAACACTACATTCAGAACCATTCACTGACAAAATATTGTAGAAAAACTCAGACGTGTAACATGAGTTAGCCCACTGTGCTTCTTATTTACAAATTAAAACGTATTTTGATTGTGTCGCAGTAGATAATGAATAGCTTGATTTAATGTATGTTGGATTATGTTTATTAGGGGAAAAGCAAAGGAGGAGTTTTATTAAAGAGTACATTTGAAAAAGTTATTAAATAAAGTGCTTTTGATGCTTTTGTATAACAGAAATATGCAGTAAATATGTCTGAATTTTGATGTGTTATCTTTATGTGGTTAACATATTTTACTTTCTGTAAATTAGTATATTATCAGTCTTTGCCATGAAAAAGTCTTTGTCGCTTCCAGATTTTGGGTGTTatgtttttgcatgtttgtcaTAGTTAAATGTtagataacctgagtaaattcaaaatgcagtttttaaatgatgatgattttattcATTAATGGAAAAAAGccatccaaacctacctggttTGGATAAACCTAGCAATAAACCAAGTGTCCGTTCAGCCTGAGTGGTTCAGGATAGTCGGTCAGATATTCGCCTTCAGGATCTTCGGGCAGAGAGCAGAATCCATGGTTCCATCAGTTACAGCAAGTCATCGAGCAAAGCAGCCCAGACCATCACTCTACCACCAACCGCCATGTTTGACTGTTAGTATGATGATGTTTTCATGAAATGCTGTGCtagttttacaccagatgtaaACCTTGGCAAATGTCAGacgagcctttgtgttctttttgctcagctgtgtttttctccttgatctctcccatggatgccatttttgcccagtttCTTTctcattgttgaatcatgaactctttccttaactgaggcaaatgagtcctgcagttctttagatgttgtttgAGGTTCTTTTGTGGCCTCCTGAATGAGTCTTCGATGCActtttggagtaattttggtaggccaGCCACTCCTCGAAAGGTTCACTGTTCCAAGGTTTCTCCTTTTGTGGATATGACTCTCACTGTGGTTTACTGtgagtcccaaagccttagaaatggctttccaaccctttccagactgacagATGTCACTGACTTTGTCTCTCACCTTTTTTTGATGTGTTACTTCGTCACACGAGGCCAGAAAGGTTTAGATAGCTTTTTCGCTTAATAAATGAAGCAATCATTTAAAACCTGCATTATGCATTGAAACtggttatttttgtttaatattaaaattctcttgatgatctgaaacatttaggtgttaaaaaatgtgcaaaaacaaaaaaatcaggatGGGGATGAAacttttttcacagcactgaatCAATAGTGAACACTTGACCTCAGTCAAACCACTGATAGAACTGTAGCTTGACAGGCTGCCAGCACTCACAGGTTTTAAAATTAGAGATTCTTTCTGCCTTCCAAGTGCTTTCATGCGATTTTTAAAGAGTAGGCCCATCAGATCAGATCAACATCACCCTTGGATTTAAAGCCAGCCAGCTTTCATTAGCAACACTCTGATAAGGcttacatatctgatgtttttctGGAACAGTTCTACTCTCATGCATGTCATATAAATCTGGCAGTTTTGGCTCTCCAGTGTCACAAGTGGCCTCACCAAGAGGTTAGTGGCTGATAGACAATAAATTCAACATTATTTTAAGTAGAATGGGCACATTTAGTATGTGTCACATTCAGTATTTGAGCACCCTCTAAATGTGAAGGGAGAATTGTTTCTGTTTGGAGTTCTGTATATACCACAGTTTCTCTCATCCAGGCCATTGGGACAGTCCTTGATTCCATCACAGATGGGCACGCAGAGACCATTCACAGTGCACAGGAACTGTCCTGGGCAAgctataaaacacacaaatacacacagagctCAAAACTATGCTGAGAAAAGGTCACAAAATGACATCCCAATACTTTCATCAGCATTTCATGGCTGTCAGTTCCAGCATCCACAACTCACGATCTGACAGGTTGAAGACGCTGTATTGCAGCTGAAGGCCCGGCCCTGTGAGTGACACCTCAGATGTCATAAAGATAGTGGTTGTCATAGAGAGCAGGAAGAGACGTTCGCTGTAGGGCTGCAGAGCTCTGGTGCCACACAGTCTGAGAAAGGAGAGGGAGGGTGAAACTGAAGGGAAGTGTCCCTGAAGGCATCACTTCTCCACTTGTACAAGCAACTACTGATTTGTTTATTCCTGATTAAATAAAGGAAGTAATGGAtttgtgagtttaaaaaaacatttaaaaaaatgtaaattgcaTATACTGGAATTAAAATGCCCTCAAACATAAAGGGGATTTGGTTGGCTTGTGTGGTACAACACTGCCCCCTGTTGTTCAGTAGGGAACAAAATCCTCTCATGGtctaaatcaggggtcggcaaccctaggcacgcgtgccacagttggcacgcgaagggttaactgatggcacgaccaatgctggactggccatcgggcttTTGCTCGGTGGCCGGgtgactttttttcctttgtaaccgtataaacaatgaaaggtggtggattggccagatgctggccggtgtgtacaaataactcagttgtttggtggtggctatggcgaaGCTTCctcagattcagtaaaattagcaagtggtggaggccagcaggtggatgagagaaaggggaggcagTAGGAGGAacgacccgaggcagccgccggtccgagtctcaggtgaactgaacttcaggtaagaagttatgacctgcagtctatctgggtcagatataaaccaagtttaggtggagtttattttcgttgtgctgactttttacagtcagttacaataactggtactgc
This sequence is a window from Oreochromis niloticus isolate F11D_XX linkage group LG6, O_niloticus_UMD_NMBU, whole genome shotgun sequence. Protein-coding genes within it:
- the tmprss6 gene encoding transmembrane protease serine 6 isoform X2; translation: MWCNAMALGHGSKKSISCDQGITDVSLSNGVGAATQTVAPPTRKSRSCKCKCVLAFLIILIVILIVAAAILAWYFLEYKVWVLEARVQQQYTAYLSILNRNFSTDLSSHNSPVFKKEAKGVERMVENIMKGSSLSRYFNCTTVFAFGEGSVVAHFWIMLNIPSSHADGVTLEKVSRSLVEGLKGYSRSKVEETASFNGYLFHLPTLSVSDCYRYQKVVSSSPVLLRGPNTQRSSCLWHLQTTPGSQLELHMEWLLPECSDRLLVYNSLTPADNHLITSVYGCSRHEHVVRVLSSGEWMTVVWKQGLYNYKESFSLSVQAWEHHDCNSTIQLEAVSGVQGTLKTPFFPSYYPPDTNCTWSFTMPSAGMGLCLTFEGYELSRASYNQACTQGQWVIQNRRLCGTRALQPYSERLFLLSMTTTIFMTSEVSLTGPGLQLQYSVFNLSDPCPGQFLCTVNGLCVPICDGIKDCPNGLDERNCVCVAQYKCPEDSQCVDYYKVCDQHPDCPEATDEMNCTEGVQCTDMTYVCADGTCLKKPNPECDFVTDCPDASDEKHCECGLRQFSSRIVGGTDASEGEWPWQASLQVRGNHICGGALIASQWVLSAAHCFYDDRLYSPSVWTVYLGKLLLNRSSPTEEVARVQRIHLHHYYDDESHDYDLALLKLDRPAAALLAGHARPTCLPPPTHQLEPGLLCWVTGWGALREGGTASNVLQKVDVRLVSEESCIRSYGHLVTPRMLCAGYRNGGKDACQGDSGGPLVCQEPSGRWFLAGVVSWGRGCGRPDYYGVYTRITRLTNWIKQVISSS